The nucleotide window ACAATCCTGCTCATCAATACTGCTTTTAGCACGCCCTTTTATGACACACGACTGTCGCATGCTGAGCCAGGTTtgcttaaaaataaagttttgatTATACAGtttcaaaaaacattattatgtcCATTCATTAGTCTATATAGTCTTCAAAACAACTTACTGGCTATCTAGCATGCTAAGCGAGGCTAACAGGCTTGGCAATCAGCAATCAAGTACAGATGAAATACTTAGCCACATAACACACCGAACATGaatgtaacaaagtaaaaagatttataaatatcaaactGCTTTTCTTTATACACATCTACCATTTTGAAACGTTTGAACTGTTCAGTGAGGCAATGTTAAGAGCAGTATCACCATGCAGGTCGCCCTCTCTGTTGTCTGAAATCCACATATGAAAATGggggggaaaaagagaaaaggagtgtgtgtgtgtgtgtgtgtgcatgaacgTATTGTTTTGGTGCAGAGGTGTGTGAAAGGCACACCGGGGTCCATCCTCTTTCTGAGCCATAGATATACATATTAAAAACATCGACAGCTGACACTACTAACGCCGACACCCTGAATATGCCGATCGTTtcaacatttctttattttacttcagAAAGCAATGTCTGGTGCGTGACCATTATTTCCTGATCCTTAACGTGCTTAACTGACcttcatcaaataaataattaaatccaTCAAGCTGATgtagcaaacagaaaaaaagtgaCTGAGACAACACATGCAAAAGCTAATATTCTGTCTAGCATTTTAGTGGTTGCAGCAATTTAAGAAAGTCTGCACGCAAAATGTCTTGTAACAAGTAAATAACATTctgctgcaggaaaaaaaaaggcaacaaagCATTTATGTTCTTTTAGGAATAAGTTACATGTCCAAAGACAACTGTTCATTTTACAGGGGGCACAGAATGGCATCATCATCTATCTCTGCCTCTTACCTTACGTTCACACTagcaagtaacaaaaaaaaggtatgAGGGTATAACAACTGCGACTGATGATACTTGTGGGTGTGGCCTGACCAGCatgtattgttctttttttttgttacaaaaaGAACCACTATCAGCTAGACAGAGCTTCAAGCACCAAGACAAACTAATAAATGGGAACTAAAATCACGAGTGGCAATTTGACTGAAACTGAAAAGGATTGTTGTGAAGAATTTCATATGCACATGTGTAATAAATGGTGGCCTGATGCTTGTTAAAGTAAAACGTAGGGTTATAATATGTATATCTATGGTCCAAGCAGACATGCATTCTTTCCCTCATACACACTTTAAGTAAACGCTTAGTCAAACATTTGCAAACGCCAGACAACAAATCCTAAACCCTTATGCAAGACTAAAGGATATTGAGAACCATTGAGGTTTGTGCTAAATGATGCACTGGTGTTCAACACACACTTGAGTTGGTAAAAtggcacgtacacacacacacacgccgcacgcacgcacacgcacacgcacacacacacacaggcacacacacaggcacacacacacacaggcacacacacacacacacacacacaggcacacacacacacacacaggcacacacacacacacacacacaatctctttcTGTGGATAAAAATATACCGAGACCAATCAAGGTTTAGGCAAGGCCAACATCTTGCGCGcttacacacaccaacacacacacagagacacacacagatcttCAGGTATGATTCAGGAATGGTTCATTTCTGGTTCTTAAGCTGGTTGGATAGCCAGTCGAGGCCCTCATACAGGCCGTCGCCGCTCGTCGCACACGTGGCCTGGATGTACCAGTTGCGATGGCGCAGTGCATGGAGCCCAAGCTTGTCTGTGATCTCAGCTGCGTTCATTGCATTGGGCAGGTCCTAGAACATAAATGGTGAAATAGGACGAAACACTGTGATATTACTAACACTGATTGTTACCTACAATTCATGAAGTTAAATTCACACAGGActgtaaagaatataaaaaaaacttatatttaataatattgaaTAATTAACACAAGCTtggaataaaacactccatGTCATGCTGTTGTAGAAAGGTAATAAACAGCAGGTGTTAATGATGCCACTTTTTCAATAACATGTTAACTTGAATTAAATTGtagaaaagaataagaaaatgCACAAGGTAATCACCTGCTTGTTTGCAAAAACCAGGAGGACAGCATCACGGAGCTCGTCTTCTGCCAACATTCGGGTCAGTTCCTCCCTCGCTTCATTTACTCGCTCTCTGTCGTTGCTGTCCACCACAAAGATCAGTCCTGAGACAGACGGAGGGACAGAGGGTGAGACAGAATCAAGAATTATGTTAGAAAAATCTTACATTCTTCCTAATTCCCTGTATGACACACtgcaatattaaacatattaaacaacaagttatatatttatatacaaaagcATGGACACATCAATGTGAACCTTTTAATTCAATGCCCATACCAATTTTACACAATAATGTAAATGGACAGTTTTTGTCTTACACGCTGTGCATCATTTTTAATACTGAATTAATTATGTTATTTGGACATAAATTCCATTTCCATGACTCCCATAATTTGTTTTCCTGACTCATAAAAATGACATCATTCGGActgcaaaaaagaaagcaaaaggaAATTGGCTACAATTGTAAGTTTGTGGgatgtgtgcgtgtctgtgtgtgttaccttgcGTGTTCTGAAAGTAGTGTCTCCAAAGGGGTCTGATTTTGTCTTGACCACCTACATCCCACACTGTGAAACTGATGTTCTTATACTCCACTGTTTCAACATTAAAGCCTGCAGattaaaagcacaaaacaaagTGTAATTGTTGATCTGGTGACGTTTCCTAAGGCAGTGTTTGTCATTAAATATTAAGTACTTTATAACATTGAGAGGTAAAgcgtgatttaaaaaaataatgctttgtatatataattaccacaaaacaaaacaaatcaaaatagcTTTCAATAATGAGACACTTCAGAAAGTGATGTAAAAAACAATGATCAACTACAGGCTTGTAACAGGAACTCTGCAACTGCACAAGAGACATGACACAAAAACTTCTATTTGTACAAGCACAGTTGCCTCCTTttgttcacatacacacactcaatttTATTCCGACACACCCttagaagaagagaaagactCAAGAAACAATAAAACTGAAAACTTGAGAAAACAAAAGGAGTAGCCTAGTGTTAATTCTCTGCTGTACCAGTACAGCTGATGTCACAAAAGTAGTACCATAAATCCTTTATGCTGTTTTGCAGTTTGCACTTTCATTCGCAAGTGACAAAACTGTGATTaaaaggttgaaaaaaaaacttctcgCAGTTCTTAAacaaggtgttttgagtgagtttgtgtaCCGATCGTGGGGATGGTGGTGACAATCTCGCCCAGTTTGAGTTTGTACAGAATAGTGGTTTTGCCGGCCGCGTCCAGGCCCACCATCAGGATCCTCATCTCCTTCTTCCCAAAAAGGCCTTTAAAAAGATTTGCAAACATATTCCCCATTCTCTCGGTTCTGGtgggaaggaaggagaaagtaTGTGCTATGAGTAAACAAATCACAACCATCTTAAACATACATGGAAGTGGGTTGATTTCACTTCATAAATGACAAAATTGAAGTCAACTCAAATAAGCAAAATGATATTCAATGTATCATAGTGCATCTTCGTCTGATGTGGACCTGCAAAGACTTATATACACTGTTATAATCTTGTGGTTGGTttgttacaaatatttaatagtGAGGCATATTGAACGGCCCGAGGGTAGAGGCCATTGATTTGTCATCTGACATGTCAATCAAACGACCTCTTCCTGTAAAAGGTAGG belongs to Silurus meridionalis isolate SWU-2019-XX chromosome 4, ASM1480568v1, whole genome shotgun sequence and includes:
- the arf2b gene encoding ADP-ribosylation factor 2b, translated to MGNMFANLFKGLFGKKEMRILMVGLDAAGKTTILYKLKLGEIVTTIPTIGFNVETVEYKNISFTVWDVGGQDKIRPLWRHYFQNTQGLIFVVDSNDRERVNEAREELTRMLAEDELRDAVLLVFANKQDLPNAMNAAEITDKLGLHALRHRNWYIQATCATSGDGLYEGLDWLSNQLKNQK